In Palleronia sp. LCG004, a single window of DNA contains:
- a CDS encoding Hsp33 family molecular chaperone HslO, whose protein sequence is MTLGKQIAWDDTVLPFQLDASDIRGRVGRLDTTLQQVLSQHDYPPEIEALVAEATLLTALIGQTIKLRWKLSLQVRGDGPARLIATDYYAPGDDGTPARIRAYASYDADRLESGVDPFTQIGKGYFAVLMDQGDGTHPYQGITPVAGGSLSSCAETYFAQSEQLPSRFALSFGQAQSPGEGSQWRAGGIMLQHMPKASPLRAGADGGSGDAGLLRAEDVLDGDEAENWSRANLLLDTVEETELIGPHVEPTDLLVRLFHEEKPRVFDAQPVSFGCTCSADRVRQSLSIYSAKDIAHMTTEEGIVTADCQFCGAHYEFDPKTLGFEAEAVPDGDG, encoded by the coding sequence ATGACCCTAGGAAAGCAGATCGCCTGGGACGATACCGTCCTGCCATTCCAGCTCGATGCGTCGGATATCCGCGGCCGCGTCGGGCGGCTCGATACCACGTTGCAACAGGTCCTGTCGCAGCACGACTACCCGCCCGAGATCGAGGCGCTGGTCGCCGAGGCCACGTTGCTGACCGCGCTGATCGGCCAGACGATCAAGCTGCGCTGGAAGCTGTCGCTGCAGGTCAGGGGCGACGGGCCGGCCCGGCTCATCGCGACGGATTACTACGCGCCCGGCGACGACGGAACGCCCGCGCGCATCCGCGCCTATGCGAGCTACGACGCCGACAGGCTCGAGAGCGGGGTCGATCCGTTCACGCAGATCGGCAAGGGCTATTTCGCGGTGCTGATGGATCAGGGCGACGGGACGCATCCCTATCAGGGGATCACGCCCGTCGCCGGCGGATCGCTGTCGTCCTGCGCCGAGACCTATTTCGCGCAGTCCGAGCAGCTCCCCTCGCGGTTCGCGCTGTCCTTCGGGCAGGCGCAGAGCCCCGGAGAGGGCAGCCAGTGGCGTGCGGGCGGCATCATGCTCCAGCACATGCCCAAGGCCTCGCCGCTCAGGGCGGGTGCCGATGGCGGATCCGGCGATGCGGGACTGCTGCGGGCCGAGGACGTGCTCGACGGGGACGAGGCGGAGAACTGGAGCCGCGCGAACCTGCTTCTCGACACCGTCGAGGAGACCGAGCTGATCGGCCCGCATGTCGAGCCGACCGACCTGCTCGTCCGGCTGTTCCACGAGGAGAAGCCGCGCGTCTTCGACGCACAGCCGGTGAGCTTCGGCTGCACCTGCTCGGCCGATCGCGTGCGCCAGAGCCTGTCGATCTATTCCGCGAAGGACATCGCGCACATGACGACGGAGGAGGGTATCGTGACCGCCGATTGCCAGTTCTGCGGGGCGCATTACGAATTCGACCCGAAGACGCTGGGCTTCGAGGCGGAGGCGGTGCCGGACGGCGATGGATGA
- a CDS encoding CoA pyrophosphatase, with protein MDEWPARLRAALARETGPSSDFDLNRQAAPQAAKLRGAGVLVPVCARTGTLILTKRSAMLSQHPGQIAFPGGKIDPGDRDATAAALREAHEEIGLPPDAVEVLGELPGHETVTGFSMTPVLGLVTRHFDEVAEAGEVAEIFRVPMEFVTDRARFRVEERDWRGQARRYYVVPYGPYYIWGATARILHGLAERLST; from the coding sequence ATGGATGAGTGGCCCGCCCGGCTGCGCGCGGCACTCGCCCGCGAGACCGGGCCGTCCTCGGATTTCGACCTGAACAGACAGGCCGCCCCCCAGGCCGCGAAGCTGAGGGGGGCGGGCGTGCTCGTCCCCGTCTGCGCCCGGACGGGGACGCTGATCCTGACCAAGCGATCGGCCATGCTGAGCCAGCATCCCGGCCAGATCGCCTTTCCCGGCGGCAAGATCGATCCCGGCGACCGCGATGCGACGGCGGCCGCCCTGCGCGAGGCCCATGAGGAAATCGGCCTGCCGCCCGACGCGGTCGAGGTGCTGGGCGAATTGCCGGGCCACGAGACGGTGACGGGCTTTTCGATGACGCCTGTGCTGGGCCTCGTCACGCGGCACTTCGATGAGGTGGCCGAGGCGGGCGAGGTGGCCGAGATCTTTCGCGTGCCGATGGAATTCGTGACGGATCGGGCCCGGTTCAGGGTCGAGGAACGCGACTGGCGCGGGCAGGCGCGGCGCTATTACGTCGTGCCCTACGGCCCCTACTACATCTGGGGGGCCACGGCGCGGATCCTGCACGGGCTGGCCGAGAGGCTTTCGACGTGA
- a CDS encoding CCA tRNA nucleotidyltransferase encodes MILDGPWRHDPGAVQALEVLSRGGYRALVVGGCVRNAALGEGASDIDIATDAPPERVMELARAAGLKAVPTGIEHGTVTLVADGRGYEVTTFRRDVETDGRRAVVAFSDRIEDDAARRDFTMNALYSDADGLVIDPLGGLDDLMARRVRFVGEPRARIREDYLRILRYFRFHAWYGNAEDGLDAEALAASAELAEGIEQLSAERVGAEMRKLLEAPDPAPAIGAMEQAGILARILPGASVATLGVLVHLEELAGQAPEAMRRLAALGGEEAPRRLRLSRAEAGRLDLLVRSIQGTEGAAELAWRHGAAVARDVELLRAASYGALLPADLEARIAKGAAAEFPVRGADLKGRYEGPGIGVALRRMEARWIASGFALDREALLDGADPE; translated from the coding sequence GTGATCCTCGACGGGCCGTGGCGGCACGATCCGGGCGCGGTGCAGGCGCTGGAGGTGCTGTCGCGGGGCGGGTATCGCGCGCTGGTCGTGGGCGGATGCGTGCGCAACGCCGCGCTGGGCGAGGGGGCGAGCGATATCGACATCGCGACGGATGCGCCGCCCGAGCGCGTGATGGAGCTTGCCCGCGCGGCCGGTTTGAAGGCGGTGCCGACGGGGATCGAGCACGGCACGGTGACCCTGGTGGCGGACGGGCGCGGCTACGAGGTCACGACCTTTCGCCGCGACGTCGAGACCGACGGGCGCCGTGCCGTCGTGGCATTCTCGGACCGGATCGAGGACGACGCGGCGCGGCGGGATTTCACGATGAACGCGCTCTATTCCGATGCGGACGGGCTGGTGATCGATCCGCTGGGCGGGCTCGACGACCTGATGGCGCGCAGGGTGCGCTTCGTCGGCGAGCCGCGCGCGCGCATCCGCGAGGATTACCTGCGGATCCTGCGCTATTTCCGGTTCCACGCCTGGTACGGGAATGCGGAGGACGGGCTCGACGCGGAGGCGCTGGCGGCATCCGCCGAGCTGGCCGAGGGGATCGAGCAGCTCTCGGCAGAGCGGGTCGGTGCCGAGATGCGCAAGCTGCTGGAGGCCCCGGACCCGGCCCCCGCGATCGGCGCGATGGAACAGGCGGGGATCCTCGCCCGCATCCTGCCGGGCGCATCGGTCGCGACACTGGGCGTGCTCGTCCATCTCGAGGAGCTGGCGGGGCAGGCACCCGAGGCGATGCGCCGTCTTGCCGCGCTGGGCGGTGAGGAGGCCCCCCGGCGGCTGCGCCTGTCGCGTGCCGAGGCCGGACGGCTCGACCTGCTGGTGCGCAGCATCCAGGGGACCGAGGGGGCAGCCGAACTCGCCTGGCGTCACGGAGCGGCCGTCGCGCGCGACGTGGAGCTTCTGCGGGCGGCGAGCTACGGCGCGTTGCTGCCCGCCGATCTGGAGGCACGCATCGCGAAGGGGGCCGCCGCGGAGTTTCCCGTGCGGGGCGCGGATCTGAAGGGGCGATACGAAGGGCCCGGGATCGGTGTCGCGCTGAGGCGGATGGAGGCGCGTTGGATCGCATCGGGCTTCGCGCTCGACCGGGAGGCCCTGCTCGACGGGGCGGATCCCGAGTGA
- a CDS encoding ABC transporter ATP-binding protein translates to MIRNLSSLIDAFRPADGPPPRTLWAFLVWTLKGSWLWLGVSAFISSLAGVAEVVTALILGRIIDSAVGTGVSDYFSQNTGLLIGAVVFFLLIRPILFGASATANSVIVAPNVNPLVLSRLHRWTLGQAVTFFDDDFAGRIAQKQMQTSRAITDVVSEIINVGFFALATLIGSTLLLTTINMWMALGLGIWVLGYLWLIRWFMPRIRVRAKGRAAARAMVSGQVVDTITNIKTVKLFGHSDYEDRAALGSIAQFRETVIDFGVLSGAFRFALMTLAGILPVLLIGGTLWLWSVGMASAGDIAAAGAIAIRIAQMTGWVSFTLMSIYASLGEAEDGMMTLTPPHTLVDAEDARELRGGGAVRFEGVTFAYGRETGGIRDIDLSIGAGEKIGIVGASGAGKSTLVALLLRLYDPERGRITIDGHDIRDLTQESLRRQIGMVTQETAMFNRSARENILYGRPDASDDEMRRAAHRAEAGEFIASLADFRGREGYDAYLGERGVKLSGGQRQRIALARAILKDAPILVLDEATSALDSEVEAAIQTALDRVMEGKTVLAIAHRLSTIAQMDRIVVLEGGRIVEEGTHDDLLARQGTYARYWARQSGGFMGLDAAE, encoded by the coding sequence ATGATCCGCAATCTCTCCTCCCTCATCGACGCATTCCGCCCCGCGGACGGCCCGCCGCCGCGCACGCTCTGGGCGTTCCTTGTCTGGACGCTCAAGGGGTCGTGGTTGTGGCTGGGCGTCTCGGCGTTCATCTCGTCGCTGGCGGGCGTGGCCGAGGTGGTCACGGCGCTGATCCTCGGGCGGATCATCGATTCGGCCGTGGGAACGGGCGTTTCGGACTATTTCTCGCAGAATACCGGCCTGCTGATCGGGGCGGTCGTGTTCTTCCTGCTGATCCGGCCGATCCTCTTCGGGGCGAGTGCGACGGCCAACTCGGTCATCGTGGCACCCAACGTCAATCCGCTGGTCCTGAGCCGGCTGCATCGCTGGACGCTGGGCCAGGCGGTCACGTTCTTCGACGACGATTTCGCGGGCCGCATCGCGCAGAAGCAGATGCAGACGAGCCGGGCGATCACCGATGTCGTGTCGGAGATCATCAACGTGGGCTTCTTCGCGCTGGCCACGCTGATCGGATCGACGCTGCTGCTGACCACGATCAACATGTGGATGGCGCTGGGCCTGGGGATCTGGGTGCTGGGCTATCTGTGGCTGATCCGCTGGTTCATGCCGCGCATCCGCGTGCGCGCCAAGGGCCGCGCGGCGGCGCGTGCGATGGTGTCGGGGCAGGTCGTCGACACGATCACCAACATCAAGACCGTGAAGCTTTTCGGGCATTCGGACTACGAGGATCGCGCGGCGCTGGGCTCGATCGCGCAGTTCCGCGAGACGGTCATCGATTTCGGGGTGCTCTCGGGGGCGTTCCGCTTCGCGCTGATGACGCTGGCGGGAATCCTGCCGGTGCTGCTGATCGGCGGGACGCTCTGGCTCTGGTCGGTGGGGATGGCGTCGGCGGGCGACATCGCGGCGGCGGGGGCCATCGCGATCCGCATCGCGCAGATGACGGGCTGGGTGTCGTTCACGCTCATGTCGATCTACGCGTCGCTGGGCGAGGCGGAGGACGGGATGATGACGCTGACGCCGCCGCACACGCTCGTCGATGCCGAAGATGCGCGCGAGCTGAGGGGTGGCGGCGCGGTGCGGTTCGAGGGCGTGACCTTCGCCTATGGCCGCGAGACGGGCGGCATCCGCGACATCGACCTGTCGATCGGGGCGGGCGAGAAGATCGGCATCGTCGGCGCCTCGGGCGCGGGGAAATCGACGCTCGTGGCGCTGCTCCTCCGGCTCTACGATCCCGAGCGGGGGCGCATCACCATCGACGGGCACGACATCCGCGACCTCACGCAGGAGAGCCTGCGCCGCCAGATCGGGATGGTCACGCAGGAGACGGCGATGTTCAACCGCTCGGCGCGGGAGAACATCCTCTATGGGCGCCCCGACGCGAGCGACGACGAGATGCGGCGCGCGGCCCACCGCGCCGAAGCGGGCGAGTTCATCGCGTCGCTTGCCGATTTCCGGGGGCGCGAAGGCTACGACGCCTATCTGGGCGAGCGGGGCGTGAAGCTCTCGGGCGGGCAGAGGCAGCGCATCGCGCTGGCCCGCGCGATCCTGAAGGACGCGCCGATCCTGGTGCTGGACGAGGCGACGAGCGCGCTCGACAGCGAGGTGGAGGCCGCGATCCAGACCGCGCTCGACCGGGTGATGGAGGGCAAGACCGTCCTCGCCATCGCGCACCGCCTGTCGACCATCGCGCAGATGGACCGGATCGTGGTGCTGGAGGGCGGCCGCATCGTCGAGGAGGGAACGCATGACGACCTCCTGGCGCGGCAGGGGACCTATGCGCGCTACTGGGCGCGGCAATCGGGCGGTTTCATGGGACTGGATGCGGCGGAATGA
- a CDS encoding class I SAM-dependent RNA methyltransferase, whose protein sequence is MTDEVTIERLGHLGDGIAAGPVFVPRTLPGEVVAGAREGDRIPAPKIRTPSAERVAAACPHYNSCGACAVMHATDAFVADWKIGIVRHALAGYGLDAPIAGIATSPPESRRRAVLSGRRTKKGALVGFHARASDTITAIPSCRVVVPAIRAALAPLEALVVAGGSRKGELAITVTDGPAGLDVAVAGGKTPDRALSEELAAIAGAADFARLSWNDELVAQARAPFQMMDGLRVVPPPGAFLQATLAGEAALREAVAGIAAGAERVVDLYAGCGTFALPLSRMAEIHAVEGLEALSSATFEGWRAEGGLHRLSVETRDLSSRPLVPLELDKFDAAVIDPPRAGAEAQMRALVDSAVATIAAVSCNPATFARDAAIAVAAGFAIREIRVVDQFRWSPHIELVAHLAR, encoded by the coding sequence ATGACGGACGAGGTGACGATCGAGCGGCTGGGCCATCTGGGCGACGGTATCGCGGCGGGGCCGGTCTTCGTGCCGCGCACGCTTCCGGGCGAGGTCGTGGCGGGCGCGCGGGAGGGCGACCGCATCCCCGCGCCGAAGATCCGCACCCCGAGCGCGGAGCGCGTCGCGGCCGCCTGCCCGCATTACAATTCCTGCGGGGCCTGCGCGGTCATGCATGCGACCGACGCCTTCGTGGCCGACTGGAAGATCGGAATCGTGCGGCATGCGCTGGCGGGGTACGGGCTCGACGCGCCGATCGCCGGGATCGCGACCTCACCGCCAGAAAGCCGGCGGCGGGCGGTGCTGTCGGGGCGGCGTACCAAGAAGGGCGCGCTGGTGGGATTCCATGCCCGCGCGTCGGACACGATCACCGCGATCCCGTCCTGCCGCGTCGTGGTGCCGGCGATCCGTGCCGCGCTCGCCCCGCTCGAGGCGCTGGTCGTGGCGGGCGGGTCGCGGAAGGGCGAGCTGGCGATCACGGTCACCGACGGGCCTGCGGGGCTCGACGTGGCGGTGGCGGGCGGCAAGACGCCCGACCGGGCCCTGTCCGAGGAGCTGGCCGCCATCGCGGGCGCCGCGGATTTCGCACGGCTGAGCTGGAACGACGAGCTGGTGGCGCAGGCGCGCGCGCCGTTCCAGATGATGGACGGGCTGCGCGTGGTGCCGCCGCCGGGCGCGTTCCTGCAGGCGACGCTGGCAGGCGAGGCCGCGCTGCGCGAAGCCGTCGCCGGGATCGCCGCGGGGGCGGAGCGGGTGGTCGACCTTTATGCCGGCTGCGGGACCTTCGCCCTGCCGCTGAGCCGGATGGCGGAGATCCACGCGGTCGAGGGGCTGGAGGCACTGTCATCCGCCACGTTCGAGGGCTGGCGCGCCGAAGGCGGGCTGCACCGGCTGAGCGTCGAGACGCGTGACCTTTCCTCGCGTCCGTTGGTGCCCCTGGAGCTCGACAAGTTCGATGCGGCGGTGATCGACCCGCCACGGGCGGGGGCCGAGGCGCAGATGCGCGCCCTTGTCGATAGTGCCGTCGCCACGATCGCGGCGGTGTCGTGCAACCCCGCGACCTTCGCGCGCGACGCGGCCATCGCGGTGGCTGCCGGGTTCGCGATCCGCGAGATCCGCGTCGTGGACCAGTTCCGCTGGTCGCCGCATATCGAGCTTGTGGCGCATCTCGCGCGCTAG
- a CDS encoding murein L,D-transpeptidase family protein encodes MSLIRMTLAVLALAMLSACGDSKFRSYDGPEVTRVVVFKTERVVQLMHRDTVLKRYGMGLGFAPQGHKRFEGDGRTPEGHYYIDRRNPNSNYHLSIGISYPNVVDRAQADALGLSPGGNIFIHGVGKNVDRKTAKGDWTAGCIAVQDREMEEIYAMVRDGTPITIYP; translated from the coding sequence ATGTCACTTATACGTATGACGCTGGCGGTATTGGCGCTGGCGATGCTGAGCGCGTGCGGCGATTCCAAGTTCCGCAGCTATGACGGCCCCGAGGTTACCCGGGTCGTCGTCTTCAAGACCGAGCGCGTGGTGCAGCTGATGCATCGCGACACGGTGCTCAAACGCTATGGCATGGGGCTCGGCTTCGCGCCTCAGGGCCACAAGCGGTTCGAGGGCGACGGAAGAACGCCCGAGGGGCATTACTACATCGACAGGCGCAATCCCAATTCGAACTATCACCTGTCGATCGGGATCTCCTATCCCAACGTGGTGGACCGGGCGCAGGCAGATGCGCTGGGCCTCTCGCCGGGGGGCAACATCTTCATCCACGGCGTGGGCAAGAACGTGGATCGCAAGACGGCCAAGGGCGACTGGACGGCCGGCTGCATCGCCGTTCAGGACCGCGAGATGGAGGAGATCTATGCGATGGTGCGCGACGGGACGCCGATCACCATCTATCCCTGA
- a CDS encoding CAP domain-containing protein, translating into MIRTIALTTIAGLTLMACSAPPAQVAYGPDGRPLPQLYQINSGDSDRIQLRFLDGVNAVRQAAGAAPVALNAELTAAAATHSRDMSVQNRPWHFGSDGSSPLDRARRVGYRGELLGENISETYETELETLSAWMSAEDQRAVILNPEARDLGFSWFQEPGGKIWWTMVTGRPGSAGAVGF; encoded by the coding sequence ATGATCCGTACCATCGCGCTGACGACGATCGCCGGCCTGACCCTCATGGCCTGTTCGGCACCCCCCGCACAGGTCGCCTACGGGCCCGACGGACGCCCGCTGCCGCAGCTCTACCAGATCAATTCGGGCGATTCCGACCGGATCCAGCTTCGGTTCCTCGACGGGGTGAACGCCGTACGGCAGGCCGCGGGCGCGGCCCCGGTCGCGCTCAATGCCGAACTCACGGCCGCCGCGGCGACCCATTCGCGCGACATGTCGGTGCAGAACCGCCCGTGGCATTTCGGCTCTGACGGGTCCTCTCCGCTCGACCGGGCGCGGCGCGTCGGCTATCGCGGCGAGCTTCTGGGCGAGAACATCTCCGAGACCTACGAGACCGAGCTCGAGACCCTCTCCGCCTGGATGAGCGCGGAGGATCAGCGCGCGGTCATCCTCAACCCCGAGGCGCGCGACCTGGGCTTCTCGTGGTTCCAGGAACCCGGCGGAAAGATCTGGTGGACGATGGTCACCGGACGGCCCGGCTCCGCCGGTGCCGTCGGGTTCTGA
- a CDS encoding L,D-transpeptidase yields MSQSSHDRLTRRLFLGSAAATFAAPALAQNAGTTEFRPEVSNVIRRNASSFRMLDWQPYFDSLRGGAILVDITSRALHFWNEDESVYKLYPTSVPETDDLTRKGRTEVIRKVEGPSWAPTPAMKERNPEWPDFIGPGPDNPLGTHALYLSWQYYRIHGTQDTRKIGRRSSNGCIGLYNNHIEELYGLAGAGTQVLLI; encoded by the coding sequence ATGTCCCAGTCGTCGCATGACCGTCTGACCCGCCGCCTGTTCCTGGGGAGTGCGGCCGCCACGTTCGCCGCGCCGGCCCTCGCGCAGAATGCCGGCACCACGGAATTCCGCCCCGAAGTGTCGAACGTGATCCGCCGCAATGCGTCGAGTTTCCGAATGCTCGACTGGCAGCCCTATTTCGATTCGCTGAGGGGCGGCGCCATCCTCGTCGATATCACGTCCCGCGCGCTGCATTTCTGGAACGAGGACGAATCGGTCTATAAGCTCTACCCGACATCCGTGCCCGAGACCGACGACCTGACCCGCAAGGGCCGCACGGAGGTCATCCGCAAGGTCGAGGGGCCGAGCTGGGCCCCGACGCCCGCGATGAAGGAGCGCAACCCCGAATGGCCGGATTTCATCGGCCCGGGTCCGGACAATCCGCTTGGTACGCACGCATTGTATCTCAGCTGGCAATATTACCGGATCCACGGAACGCAGGACACGCGCAAGATCGGTCGGCGGTCCTCGAACGGCTGCATCGGCCTTTACAACAACCATATCGAAGAGCTTTACGGCCTGGCCGGGGCGGGGACGCAGGTGTTGCTAATTTGA